From the genome of Holophagales bacterium:
GTCTACGTCAGCCTCGTCGTCGTCATGTCCACCGCCACCGGTCTCGTCTTCGGAGCGTTCGCGTCATGAGCATCGAAAACAAGCACCTCGTCACCGGAGCTCTCCTCGCCTTCGTCGTCGTCACGGTTGTCACCCTCGCCGTGAAGGAGACGCGCCACGCGCGGGCCGTCGCTGCGGTGGAGGCCACGGACGCAGTACCGCCGTCGGCTGCCCCCTCCTCGACGGTCGTCGTCACGTACTTCCACACGACCGCTCGCTGCCTGTCGTGCCTGAAGATCGAGGAGCTGACGAACGCGACGATGACGGTGCACTTCGCCGGGCCGATCTCCGGGAAGGCGGTCGTCTGGAGGCTCGTGAACACCGACGAGCCCACGAACGCCCACTACGTGAAGGACTACAGGCTCTACACGAAGTCGGTCGTGGTCTCGGAGGTGAAGGACGGCAAGGAAGTCCGCTGGAAGAACCTCGACCAGGTCTGGCAGCTGCTCGGAAGCCCCGACGCGTTCCAGGAGTACGTCGAGCGGGAGGTCCGGTCGTACCTGGAGAAGGCGTGACGCCCGAGCTGGCCCCGGCGATCGCGACGGCCCTCTGGCTCGGCGTCCTGACGTCGATCAGCCCCTGCCCGCTCGCGACGAACATCGCGGCCGTCTCGTACCTGGCGAGGCGCGCCAACAGGCCCCGGCTCGTCCTCCTCTCGGCCTTCACGTACTCCCTCGGCCGCGCGCTCGCCTATGCCGCGGTCAGCACCGTGGTGGTCCTCGGCCTCCTGTCGGTTCCCGGCCTCTCGCAGTTCCTGCAGCGGTACATGAACAAGCTCCTGGGTCCGCTGCTCGTCCTCGTGGGGATGTACGTCCTCGACCTCATCCGGATCGGTGTCTCCACGACCGCGGGAAGCGACGACCTGCGGAAGAAGGCGGCAGACGGGGGCGCGTGGGGCGCGGCGCTCCTCGGCGCCCTCTTCGCCCTCTCCTTCTGCCCCGTCTCGGCCGCCCTCTTCTTCGGCAGCCTCGTGCCGCTCGCCCTCCAGCACGGGTCGAAGGTCGTCCTCCCGGTCGTCTACGGCTTCGGCACGGCGCTCCCGGTCGCGATTCTCGCGCTCGTCGCGACCGGCGGGACCAAGGCGCTCGCCGCGGCGATGAAAAAGATCGGGGCGTTCGAGGTCTGGGCGCGCCGAATCACCGGCGTCGTCTTCGTCGCGGTGGGGATCTACCTCTCGGTGCGGTTCGTCTTCCTGGGCTGACGGGCAGGCCACCGGAACTCCACCCTCTCACCCGTCCGATGTCGTCCCAGGGTCCCGCGCCTGCATCACTCCCGGCAACGAGACCTTGTCTGCGATCGCCCCGACGAGCTCGACGGATCGGTCTCGGCAGCAGGCTCCGGGCAACGGGCTCAGTAGTTGGGGATGTACTCCCAGGAGATCGGACCCCGCCTCAGGGCGTTTCTGTCGTCATAAACGAGTTCTCCCGGGCCTTCCGTCCGGTCTCCAACGGGCTCCACTCCCCGCGGGGTGAGCTGGGCCTGCCGGAGGACGGCGATCAGGCGTACTTGCTCGTTGCGACTCCCGTAATCACCAGTCCCGGACCACGTCTCCCTCTCGACCAGCTCCAGCTCACGCCGGACGATCGAGAACCTCCAGAAATGGGTCTTGTCGTCGTGGTTGGCGCCAGTCCCGATCGTCGCGGACTTGTCCAGCGGCCTCCAGGTCCCGGAGTAGTTGTATCCCGCCCCGAAGGTAGTGATCAATTCCGCCTGCGACTGAAAGTGCCTTCCGCTACCGCCGACCAACGGCTTCAGCAGCGCGATGCCCACCATGTCAGGGGGGGTGTTTGCTCCATGCCGGCTCTTCTGAAGAAGCTGAATCTTGCAACGCGAAAACACGATGGGCCCTCCTGCATGTCCGCTCTCTTGGATGGATCTTAATTGAGACGCGTTCTGTGACGCAGCCTGGCAAGAGGGGCTGGAACCGGCGGACTTGCGTCGGGCCCCTTGACATATCAAGAATTCTCAATATATTTAATCGCGTGAGCGTTCCCACTTTCCGCCCCGGCCCGGCCCGGCCCGCCCACCCTTCCGCCAAGCCGGACCGGGCGGAGCATCTCGCCGACCTCTTCCACGCCCTCTCCGACCCGACCCGCCTCCGGATCCTCTCGGCCCTCAAGAACGGCGAGCAGTGCGTCTGCAACCTGACGGGGCTCCTCGTCGCCCAGCAGTCCCGACTCTCGTTCCACATGAAGACCCTCAAGGACGCCGGCCTCGTGAAGGACCGGCGCGAAGGGCGCTGGATCCACTATTCCCTCGTTCCCGAGGCGGTCGACGAGATCCGGCTGGCGCTCGACGAGCTCGCGGAGGCCGCAAAGGCGTCGGCCGCGACCTGCTGCCGCCCTTGAAACCCCTTTTTTTCTTCTACGTATCGAGAATTCTTGATAGAAGGGAGCACACCATGAACGACAACGAGATCCGCGACATCGTGAGAGAGAAGTACGGGAAGGCCGCCCTGCAGGTAAAGGAGGGGCGCGCCTCCTGCTGCGGGCCGGCGCCGTCGGCCTGCTGCGGCACGGCCCCCTCGGCCTCCGGCCTCTCCGGCGACCCGATCACCTCGAACCTCTATGCCGACCACGAGACGGCGCTCCTCCCGACCGCCGCCGTCCAGGCCTCGCTCGGTTGCGGCAACCCCACGGCCCTCACGAAGCTCGAGGAGGGGCAGGTCGTCCTCGACCTCGGCTCCGGCGGTGGCATCGACGTCCTCCTCTCCGCAAAGCGGGTCGGCCCGACCGGCAAGGCCTACGGCCTCGACATGACCGACGAGATGCTCGCCCTGGCCCGCGAGAACCAGAAGAAGGCGGGCGCGACGAACGTCGAGTTCCTGAAGGGGACGATGGAGGAGATCCCGCTCCCCGACGGCTCCGTCGACGTGATCATCTCCAACTGCGTCATCAACCTCGCCGCCGACAAGGACCGGGTCCTCCGCGAGGCCTTCCGCGTCCTGAAGCCGGGCGGCCGGTTCGCCGTCTCGGACGTCGTGACGAAGGGGGAGATTCCCGCGCCCGTCAAGAAGAGCGTCGAGCTCTGGATCGGGTGCATCGCCGGGGCCCTCGACGAGGACGAGTACGTCGCGAAGCTGACGGCCGCGGGCTTCACGGACGTGACCGTCGAGCCGACGCGAATCTACCGGGTCGACGACGCACGCGAATTCCTCGAATCGGCCGGGATCGACGTGGACGCCCTCGGGCCGGAAGTCGACGGCAAGTTCCGGAGCGCGTTCGTCCGCGCGACGAAACCCGCGCGGGGCTGAGGACCGCCCTCCCCCGCCGCATCCCGAGTTCGGATTCGTTCAGGAGGCAGAGACCATGCCCGATGGCGTCGGAAAGAGGCTTTCGTTTCTCGACCGGTGGCTGACGTTCTGGATCTTCGCGGCGATGGCCGCCGGGGTCCTCGCCGGAGCCTTCGTCCCCGGGGTCGAGTCGTTCGTCAACTCGTTCCAGGTCGGGACGACGAACATCCCGATCGCCATCGGGCTCATCCTGATGATGTACCCCCCCTTCGCGAAGGTGAGGTACGAGGACATGGGCGACGTCTTCCGCGACCGGAAGGTCGTCGCCCTCTCCCTGTTCCAGAACTGGATCGTCGGGCCCATCCTCATGTTCGTCCTCGCGATCGTCTTCCTGCGCGGCTACCCGGAGTACATGGCCGGCCTCATCATGATCGGCCTCGCCCGCTGCATTGCCATGGTCATCGTCTGGAACGAGCTCGCGAAAGGCGACACGGAGTACGCCGCGGGCCTCGTC
Proteins encoded in this window:
- a CDS encoding sulfite exporter TauE/SafE family protein, producing the protein MAPAIATALWLGVLTSISPCPLATNIAAVSYLARRANRPRLVLLSAFTYSLGRALAYAAVSTVVVLGLLSVPGLSQFLQRYMNKLLGPLLVLVGMYVLDLIRIGVSTTAGSDDLRKKAADGGAWGAALLGALFALSFCPVSAALFFGSLVPLALQHGSKVVLPVVYGFGTALPVAILALVATGGTKALAAAMKKIGAFEVWARRITGVVFVAVGIYLSVRFVFLG
- a CDS encoding helix-turn-helix transcriptional regulator, which gives rise to MSVPTFRPGPARPAHPSAKPDRAEHLADLFHALSDPTRLRILSALKNGEQCVCNLTGLLVAQQSRLSFHMKTLKDAGLVKDRREGRWIHYSLVPEAVDEIRLALDELAEAAKASAATCCRP
- a CDS encoding arsenite methyltransferase; this translates as MNDNEIRDIVREKYGKAALQVKEGRASCCGPAPSACCGTAPSASGLSGDPITSNLYADHETALLPTAAVQASLGCGNPTALTKLEEGQVVLDLGSGGGIDVLLSAKRVGPTGKAYGLDMTDEMLALARENQKKAGATNVEFLKGTMEEIPLPDGSVDVIISNCVINLAADKDRVLREAFRVLKPGGRFAVSDVVTKGEIPAPVKKSVELWIGCIAGALDEDEYVAKLTAAGFTDVTVEPTRIYRVDDAREFLESAGIDVDALGPEVDGKFRSAFVRATKPARG